The bacterium DNA segment CGACGATCCGTCCAGGGCCGTGGTGGTCTGGCGGGATCCGGTGCGGGCCCTCGCCGAAGCGGCGGGGGCGGAGGTCGACCCGGCCCGCGAGATCGATCCCGCACGGGGCTCGCGCGTCGAACCGCCGGCCGCAGCCGGTCGCTGAGCCGGCGATGCCCGCGATCCGCTGCGAGGCGATCCTCCTGCGCGCCGTCGACTACGGCGAGAGCGATCGGATCGTCCATCTCCTGACCGAGTCCGGAGGGCGCCTCACGGCGATCGCGAAGGCCGCCCGCCGCAGTCATCGCCGATTCCCCGGGACGCTCGACGTCTTCAATCACCTGCGGATCGAGGGGCGCCTGAAGCCGCGCGCGTCGATGGCCTTCCTCGAGAAGGCGACCCTGGTGGATCCCTACCTGGGACTTCGCCGGCATCCGGCGCGCTATGCCCTCGCGAACTTTCTCGTGGAGATGCTCGACCGACTCGCGCCCGAGGGCCTGGTCGGCGAGGACGCCGAGCGCCTCTTCGCGTACGCGGCCGACAGCCTCCGCCTCGTCGAACGGGTCGCCCCGACCGCGTCGCTTCGGCTCCTGCTCGAGCTCCGGGGGCTCGATGCCCTGGGGCTCCGGCCGGAGCTCGGGCGCTGCGTGCGCTGTGGGCGCGTCGCGGGCGACGAGATCGCCCAGGATCATCGCGTGCACTTTTACGTGCCCGACGGCGGGATCGTGTGTACGGCCTGCAGCTTGAGACTCGATGGCCTCGTCCCGGTCGAGCTCGGGACGCTTCGCAGCCTCGCAGCGGGTCTCGCTTCGCCGGCGGAGCAGGTCGATCGGATCACGCTCTCCCCGCGCATGCTCGCGCAGGCCGCTCGCCTCGTGTTCCGGTTCCAGCGCTTCCACGTCGGCGTGGAGCTCCGCAGCGAGCGATTCCTCGACGAGGTCCTGCCCGTCGCGTCGCCGGAGTCCGCCGTCGCGTCCTGAGACGCGCTTGGCTGGGGATCAGAACGTGCCGACGGCCACGTCGCGCGGCTGGGGATCAGAACGTGCCGACGGCCACGTAGAGGAAGTAGAGACCGACCGTTCCGAAGACCGCGGCGATGGCCCCACCGACGGCCACGACCGAACCCAGCTCCTCGTCGCCGAGCGCCGGCTGGATCGCGCGGACGCATCGCACCGCCGTCGCCAGCGCGAGCCCTGCCAGCAGCAACGCGCCGAGCAGGGAGAGGTCACCGGTCTTGTCGTCCTGGAAGTAGGCCCAGAGCGCGCCCGTCCGATCACCAAGCTGTTGGAAGAATTCCATGGCGGGCCGTTGCCTCTACTCCTGGCTCTCTGCGGCTCGGGCGCACGGGCGATTCCGGCCGTCGTCGGTGGATCCGACGGGAGCGGCGCCAAGGCTACCCGAGGGCGTCTCTCCCCGCAGCGCAGGCCCGCCGCAGATCGCCATACGGTGTTTCATTTCCGGCCTCGCCGGCCTTCGCGCGATCAGAGCCCGCCGGGATGCAATCTCACGGCAGATCCAAGCGGGTCTCCGGGCGCTTCTCGACCGGCTCCCCGGAATAGGGGATACTCCGCCGCCCCGGCGCCCGGGCCGCCGGGAGGCTCCGCTCTCCGCGTCGCCTCCATCCGTCTCGGACCCCCACGGACCGACCGCTGTCGGCGTCGCCTCCATCAGCCTCGAACCCCCAAGGAACGACCCCTACCAGCGTCGGCTCCCACAGGATTCTCCACCCGCCATGTCCGATACATCATCTGGTGCCGCGGCGCCGACCGACGCCGCGACGCCCGAAGAGGATCGCGAGCGCCACCCCCTCGCGATGGAGACCCTGGTCTCCCTCTGCGCCGCTCGTGGCTTCATCTACCCCGCGAGCGAGATCTACGGCGGCATCGCCGGGTTCTGGGACTACGGCCCGCTCGGGGTCGAGCTCAAGAACAACCTGAAGACCTTCTGGTGGCGCCGGATGGTGCGCGAACGCGAAGACGTGGTCGGCATCGACAGCTCGATCATCTCCCACCCGCGCACGTGGGAGGCTTCGGGACACGTCGAGAACTTCAGCGACCCCATGGTCGATTGTCGGACCTGCAAGCGCCGCTTCCGCTCGGATCAGATCGAGGGAGAGCGCTGCCCGGAGGCGCCGAAGAAGCGGGCGGTGACCGACTGCGACCTGACCGAGGCGCGGGACTTCAACCTGATGCTCTCGACGCAGATCGGGGCCTCGGTCGAGGAATCGACGACCGCGTTCCTGCGGCCCGAGACCTGCCAGCCGATCTTCTCCGGCTTCAAGCGCGTTCGCGAATCCGCCCGTCAGAAGGTCCCTTTCGGCATCGCCCAGATCGGCAAGGCGTTCCGAAACGAGATTACTCCGCGGAACTTCACCTTCCGCAGCCGCGAGTTCGAGCAGGCCGAGATGGAGTTCTTCTGCCATCCGTCCGAGCGGGACCAGTGGTTCGAGCACTGGCGCGAGTATCGCTACCAGTTCCACCGCGACATCGGCTTCGACGATTCGTTGCTGCGCATGCGACCTCATGCCGACGACGAGCTCGCGCACTACGCCAACGCGGCCGAGGACATCGAGTTCCTGTTCCCGTTCGGCTGGCAGGAGATCGAGGGCATCCACGATCGCGGTGACTGGGACCTCTCCCGGCACACCGAGTACTCCGGCAAGGAGCTCGCGATCACCGACGAGCAGACCAAGGAGCGATACACGCCAATGTGTATCGAGACGTCCGTCGGCGTCGACCGGACGTCCCTCGCGCTCCTCGTGGCGGCGTACACGGAAGAACAGCTCGAGGACGGTGAGTCCCGGACGGTCATGAAGTTCCATCCGGCGCTGGCGCCGATCAAGGCGGCGATCCTGCCCCTGTCGAAGAAATTGGCCGAGCCGGCGAAAGCACTGAACAAGCAGCTCTGCGGCCAGTTCAACACCTTCTACGACGACGCCGGCAACATCGGGCGACGCTATCGGCGCCAGGACGAGGTCGGAACGCCCTTCTGCCTGACCTACGACTTCGACTCCGAGGAAGACAACTGCGTGACCGTGCGAGAACGCGACACGATGAACCAGGAGCGCGTCCCGATCGACACGCTCGTCCATACCCTGCGCGATCGTCTGGAGGAGGGGCTGTGAGCGCTCGCAAGGCCACCAAGAAGAAGGCCACGAAGAAGAAGGCCACGAAGAAGGCCGCCAAGAAGAAGACCACCAGGAAGAAGACCGCCAAGAAGGCGGCCGGCAAGAAGAAGGCCGGCGGCACGAAGAAGAAGGCGGCGGCCAAGAAGAAGGCCGCCGCGGCGCGCAAGAGCGCCAAGAGCGCCGCCGCGAAGGCAGCGAGCCAGCGCAAGGTCTTCTCGTTCGGCGGCGGCAAGGCCGACGGTCACGCGGCCATGAAGGAGACCCTCGGCGGCAAGGGCGCGAACCTCGCCGAGATGACCTCGCTCGGGATCCCGGTCCCCCCCGGCTTCACGATCTCGACCGAGGTCTGCGCCGAGTTCAACCGTCGCGGCGGCAAGCTCCCGCCGGACGTGAAGGCGGACGTGCTGACGGCGCTGGCGAACGTCGAACAGCTGATGGAGATGCGCTTCGGGGACCCGGATCGCCCGCTGCTCGTGTCGATCCGCTCGGGGGCCCGCGCTTCGATGCCAGGCATGATGGACACGGTCCTGAATCTCGGCCTGAACGACGCGACCGTCGCCGGCCTCGCCAAGCTCGCGGACGAGCGATTCGCGTACGACAGCTATCGCCGTTTCATCCAGATGTACGGGGACGTGGTCCTCGGTGTGCCTCACGACCGCTTCGAGCAGCGCCTCGACGCGGCCAAGGAGGGTCGAGGCGTCGAGAACGACACGGAGCTCACGGCGGCGGACCTGCGACGCGTCGTCGCGGACTACCTCCAGATCGTCGAGGAGACGACCCGCGCCCCCTTCCCGCAGGACCCGCTCGAGCAGCTATGGGGCGCGATCGGGGCCGTCTTCGGCTCCTGGGATAACGCGCGCGCGATCGCCTATCGACGCCTCAACGACATCCCGGACGACTGGGGCACGGCGGTCAACGTCCAGTCGATGGTCTTCGGGAACATGGGTGATACCTGCGCGACCGGCGTGGCGTTCACCCGCAACCCCTCGACCGGCGAGAAGAACTTCTACGGCGAGTACCTGAAGAACGCCCAGGGCGAAGACGTCGTCGCGGGGATTCGCACGCCGCAGCCGATCAACGAGGCGAGCCGGGCCGAGGATACGAAGCACCTGCCGACGCTCGAGGCCGAGATGCCGAAGGCGTACAAGCAGCTCGTGGCGATCTACAAGCGCCTCGAGAAGCACTATCGGGACATGCAGGACATCGAGTTCACCATCCAGGACGGCACGCTCTGGATGCTGCAGACGCGGGCCGGCAAGCGCACGACGGGCGCAGCGGTCCAGATCGCCGTCGACATGGCGAAGGAGCGCCTGATCACGAAGGAGGAGGCGATCTCGCGGATCGAGCCCAACTCCCTCGATCAGCTGCTCCACCCGACCATCGACAAGGACAAGGCGCCGGACGTGGTCGCGCGCGGCCTGCCCGCGTCGCCCGGCGCGGCCGTCGGCCAGGTCGTGTTCTCCGCCGAGGAAGCGGAGGCCAAGGCCAAGGGGGGCGCGAAGGTGATCCTGGTCCGGACGGAGACCTCGCCCGAGGACATCGTCGGGATGAACGCGTCCGAGGGGATCCTGACCGCCAAGGGCGGCATGACCTCCCACGCCGCGGTCGTCGCGCGTGGGATGGGCAAGTGCTGCGTGGCCGGCTGCGGTCAGCTCGCGATCGACTACGAGAAGGGCACGATGCGGGTCGGAGACGCCGTCGTGGACGCCGGGGACTGGATCACGCTGAACGGATCGACCGGGGAGGTCATGCTCGGCCAGGCAGCGACGGTGATGCCCGAGCTCGGCGGCGCGTTCTCCGAGCTGATGCGCTGGACGGACAAGATCCGGCAGCTCAACGTGCGCACGAACGCCGATACACCACAGGATGCGGAAGTCGCCCGTTCGTTCGGCGCCGAGGGGATCGGCCTCTGCCGGACGGAGCACATGTTCTTCGAGCCGGGTCGGATCCTGGCCGTGCGTCAGATGATCCTGGCGTCGAACATCGCGGACCGCGAGGAGGCCCTCGCCAAGCTGCTGCCGATGCAGCGGGGCGACTTCGAGGGGATCTTCCGGGCGATGGACGGGCTGCCCGTCACCGTCCGCCTGCTCGATCCGCCGCTCCACGAGTTCCTGCCCCAGACCGAAGAGGACATCCAGGCCGTCGCGGATTCGCTCGGTCGCTCGATCGGCGACGTTCGCCACGCGCTGGAGTCGCTCCACGAGTTCAATCCGATGCTCGGCCATCGCGGCTGTCGCCTCGGCATCACCTTCCCGGAGATCTACGCCATGCAGGTGCGGGCGATCACCGAGGCGGCGGTCAATGTCGCCGCGGACGGGGTCCGCGTGAAGCCCGAGATCATGATCCCGCTCGTCGCCCACGAGAAGGAGCTGCAGCAGCTTCGGCAGCTCTCCGAGGACGTGATCGCGGAAGTGAGGAAGGAGAACGCGGGGACGCGGGTGAAGCCGATCATCGGCACGATGATCGAGGTACCGCGTGCCGCGTTGACCGCGGATCGGATCGCGGACCACGCGGACTTCTTCTCGTTCGGGACGAACGACCTGACGCAGATGGCCTACGCGCTGTCTCGCGACGATGCCGGCAACTTCCTGCCCGACTACGTGGACGGCGGCCTGATCGATGCGGATCCCTTCGTCTCGATCGACGCCGACGGCATCGGCCAGCTGGTCCGTCTCGGCGCCGAGCGGGGCCGCTCGACGCGCCCGGACCTCAAGCTCGGTGTCTGCGGCGAGCACGGCGGTGACCCCGCCAGCGTGCGCTTCTTCGCCGAGGTCGGTCTCGACTACGTCTCCTGCTCGCCGTACCGCGTGCCGCTCGCACGCCTCGCGGCCGCCCAGGCCGCGGTCGGCCGGGCGGAGAGCGACGCATGAACGTCCGGGGGACACGTGGACGCGCGCGCGTTCGCGTCTCCACCCCGGGCGTGCGCGTCCTGGGCGCGTCGCTGCTCCTGTGGGCCCTGGCATCGTGCGCGACGCCGCCGGGCGGGGCGGGGACCCCAGGCTGGACCGCGGAGCTGACCGACACCGAGCGCGCCTCGGTCGCAGCGGCCCTGCCGCCCGAGGCGATCGAAGAGCTGCTGCCGCTCTCGAGTCTCTTCTACGAGCGGATCACGAGTCGTCGCTTCAA contains these protein-coding regions:
- the recO gene encoding DNA repair protein RecO, which gives rise to MPAIRCEAILLRAVDYGESDRIVHLLTESGGRLTAIAKAARRSHRRFPGTLDVFNHLRIEGRLKPRASMAFLEKATLVDPYLGLRRHPARYALANFLVEMLDRLAPEGLVGEDAERLFAYAADSLRLVERVAPTASLRLLLELRGLDALGLRPELGRCVRCGRVAGDEIAQDHRVHFYVPDGGIVCTACSLRLDGLVPVELGTLRSLAAGLASPAEQVDRITLSPRMLAQAARLVFRFQRFHVGVELRSERFLDEVLPVASPESAVAS
- the ppdK gene encoding pyruvate, phosphate dikinase, encoding MSARKATKKKATKKKATKKAAKKKTTRKKTAKKAAGKKKAGGTKKKAAAKKKAAAARKSAKSAAAKAASQRKVFSFGGGKADGHAAMKETLGGKGANLAEMTSLGIPVPPGFTISTEVCAEFNRRGGKLPPDVKADVLTALANVEQLMEMRFGDPDRPLLVSIRSGARASMPGMMDTVLNLGLNDATVAGLAKLADERFAYDSYRRFIQMYGDVVLGVPHDRFEQRLDAAKEGRGVENDTELTAADLRRVVADYLQIVEETTRAPFPQDPLEQLWGAIGAVFGSWDNARAIAYRRLNDIPDDWGTAVNVQSMVFGNMGDTCATGVAFTRNPSTGEKNFYGEYLKNAQGEDVVAGIRTPQPINEASRAEDTKHLPTLEAEMPKAYKQLVAIYKRLEKHYRDMQDIEFTIQDGTLWMLQTRAGKRTTGAAVQIAVDMAKERLITKEEAISRIEPNSLDQLLHPTIDKDKAPDVVARGLPASPGAAVGQVVFSAEEAEAKAKGGAKVILVRTETSPEDIVGMNASEGILTAKGGMTSHAAVVARGMGKCCVAGCGQLAIDYEKGTMRVGDAVVDAGDWITLNGSTGEVMLGQAATVMPELGGAFSELMRWTDKIRQLNVRTNADTPQDAEVARSFGAEGIGLCRTEHMFFEPGRILAVRQMILASNIADREEALAKLLPMQRGDFEGIFRAMDGLPVTVRLLDPPLHEFLPQTEEDIQAVADSLGRSIGDVRHALESLHEFNPMLGHRGCRLGITFPEIYAMQVRAITEAAVNVAADGVRVKPEIMIPLVAHEKELQQLRQLSEDVIAEVRKENAGTRVKPIIGTMIEVPRAALTADRIADHADFFSFGTNDLTQMAYALSRDDAGNFLPDYVDGGLIDADPFVSIDADGIGQLVRLGAERGRSTRPDLKLGVCGEHGGDPASVRFFAEVGLDYVSCSPYRVPLARLAAAQAAVGRAESDA
- a CDS encoding glycine--tRNA ligase; protein product: METLVSLCAARGFIYPASEIYGGIAGFWDYGPLGVELKNNLKTFWWRRMVREREDVVGIDSSIISHPRTWEASGHVENFSDPMVDCRTCKRRFRSDQIEGERCPEAPKKRAVTDCDLTEARDFNLMLSTQIGASVEESTTAFLRPETCQPIFSGFKRVRESARQKVPFGIAQIGKAFRNEITPRNFTFRSREFEQAEMEFFCHPSERDQWFEHWREYRYQFHRDIGFDDSLLRMRPHADDELAHYANAAEDIEFLFPFGWQEIEGIHDRGDWDLSRHTEYSGKELAITDEQTKERYTPMCIETSVGVDRTSLALLVAAYTEEQLEDGESRTVMKFHPALAPIKAAILPLSKKLAEPAKALNKQLCGQFNTFYDDAGNIGRRYRRQDEVGTPFCLTYDFDSEEDNCVTVRERDTMNQERVPIDTLVHTLRDRLEEGL